The genomic window GCTCGACCAGTCAGGCGATCCCGGTCGGCCGGCCCTGGCTCGGCAAGGCCGATGTGCGGCGCACCTGGAAGTCGTGGCTGCGCGGACCCGTCATCGGCTTCCCGTTCGGCGCGATCCCCGCGGGCGGCGCGGAGATCCCGACGTTCCTGTCGTACGTCACCGAGAAGCGGCTGTCCAAGCACAAGGACGAGTTCGGCAAGGGCGCCATCGAGGGCGTCGCCGGACCCGAGTCGGCGGCGTCGGCCTCCGCGGCGGGCACGCTCGTCTCCATGCTCACGCTGGGCCTGCCGACCACGGCCGTGGCGGCCGTCATGCTGGCCGCGTTCCAGCAGTACGGCATCCAGCCGGGCCCGCTGCTCTTCGAACGCGAACCCGAGCTGGTCTGGGGCCTCATCGCCTCGCTCTTCGTGGGCATGGTGCTGCTGCTCGCGCTGAATCTGCCGCTCGCGCCACTGTGGGCGAAGCTGCTGCGCATCCCGCGGCCGTACCTCTACGCGGGGATCCTGTTCTTCGCCGCCGTCGGCGCCTACGCGGTGGGCGGGGAGGCGCTGGACCTCGTCACGCTGCTGATCATCGGGCTGATCGGGTTCGGGATGCGCCGGTACGGGCTTCCGGTGCTGCCCGCGGTCATCGGGGTCATCCTCGGCCCGGCCGCCGAGCAGCAGCTGCGGCGGGCGCTGCAGATCAGCGACGGCAGTGTGTCCGGCCTGGTCGACACCCCGTTCTCGGTGACCGTGTACGCGGTGATCGCGCTACTGCTGGCGTGGCCGTGGCTGAAGAAGCTGGTCACGCGAGCAGCGCGCTGAACCGGCCCGCGCGGCCGAGGAGTTCGAGCGCGTCCAGGGCGCGCTCGAACTCCTGGGCCGCGCGGGGGTCGGTCCGGGCCAGGGGGTGTCCGGTGGATCAGACTGGATCAGGCAGCGGCGTCATGTGGCTTCGGCCCTCGCCCGCCCGGGGCGCGCGGACGGTGATGCGGGTGCCGTCGTCCCGGACGCCCCCGGCCGGGGTGGGGGTACCTCCCACGCCCGAAGGGCTGTGGGGGAAGATCTTCGTCCGGCCCGCCTTCACCAGGACGGCGTCGACCTGCCGGCCCCGCTCAGCCGAGCTCGCGGACATACCGCACCTCGGTCGCACAGACCTCGTAGCCGAACCACTTGTTGATGGCCAGCATCGGGCCGTTGCCCGTGTCGTTGCCCGTGAACGCCTCGGTGAGGCCGGCGGCGCGGGCGCGGTGCAGCGAGTCGTTCTTGGCGAGCTTGGCCAGGCCCCGGCCCCGGTGGGCGCGGGCGGTGCCGGTCATCACCGTGCCGTAGCGGTTGCTGCCGTCGGTACGGGCCGCGCTGAACGCCGCCGGGCGGCCGTCCACCAGCGCCACCGTGGTCAGTTCGCGGCTGAGCAGCGGATGGTTCCAGGTCTGGGCCAGCCAGTGCGCGTAGTCGGTGAACTCCGTGTCCACATCGCTCGGCTCGTCGGCCGTCACCTCGGCGTCGAGCGCGAACAGCGGGCGCGGGTCGTCCTCGAACGCCGTCCCGGGGACGAGCTCGACTCCGGCCGGGGGCTCCTGGAGCGGCGGCAGCGCCCCGGCGCCCAGGTCGAGGCGGAGGAAGTGCGCCGAACGGCTGGGCCGGTAGCCGTGCCGCTCGGCGAAGGCACGGTTCGCGGGCGCGTCCAGCACCCACGAGTAGACGGTGGTGGCCCCCGCCCGGGCCAGATGCTCCTCGGCGGTCCGCACGATCAGCGCCCCGGCGCCACGGCGCTGCCGGTCCGGGTGCACATAGACGTTGGCGTACCCGACACCGGGCTCAGGGCTGTCGTGGGCGATGCCCACCTGGGCCGTGCCGACGAGTTCGCCCTCTTCGAAGGCGGCGAGCTGCCGGTAGTGGCTCTCCGGATGGGCATGGGCGGCGTCGAAGGCCACCGACTCGGCGCTGGCCAGCATGAAGGGCAGGGCAGCCCGCCTCACCCGGGCGAAGCCCTCGGCATCGTCGGGGTCCCCGGGGCGCAGTGCACGCACAATCGCTGTCATGAGCAGCGACGCTACGCGCGCACCCGGCGCGGTCGCCTCCCCTTTTCCGGCTGCCGGGGCGGCGGTGAGGGACAATCGGCCGGTGACCTTGAAGATCGTCATCGACGCGGAATCCGCCACGGCGCCGTACGAGCAGCTGCGCGCCCAGATCTCCCGCCAGGCCCGCTCCGGGAGGCTGCCCGTCGGCTACAAGCTGCCGACGGTGCGGGGCCTCGCGGAGCAGCTCGGCCTCGCCGCCAACACCGTCGCCAAGGCGTACCGCGCGCTGGAGGGCGACGGCGTGATCGAGACCCGCGGCCGCCACGGCACCTTCGTCGCCGCCGCGGGCGAAGCGGCGGACCGCCAGGCGGCGACGGCCGCCCGGACCTACGCCGAACACGTCCAGCGCCTCGGCCTGTCCCGCGCGGACGCGACGGCGGCGGTGGAGGACGCGCTGCGGGCGGCGTACGGGAAGTGATCGCGCGGCCCGGCGCCTGCGCTCACTTCGCGGGGACGAACGCGACCCGGAACATCTTCGGCCACCACTTGCCGGTCAGCAGGAACTGATCGGTTCCGGGAACGGCCGCGATGCCGTTCAGGACGTCCGCGCGGCGGCGTTCGGCCGCGCTGAGGAGGGGCGCGACGGCGATGTCGCCGGTCACCCGGCCCGAGTCGGCGTCGATGCGGACGATCCGGTCGGCGGACCAGATGTTGGCGTAGACGGTGTCGCCGACGCATTCCAGTTCGTTGAGCCGCTCCACCGGGCGGCCCTGGGCGGTGACGGCGACCTCGCCCGTCTTCCTGAGCGTCTTCGGGTCGCGGAGGACGAGCAGGGAGGAGCCGTCGCTCGTCACCAGCCGGCCGCGGTGGCGCTGGTGGCATGCCCCCCAGCCTTCGCCCCGGTAGGGGACCCGGCGCAGCTCGGCCAGCGTCCTGGCGTCCCGTTCGATCGCGACGCCGTTCTGCCAGGTGAGCTGCCAGAGCGTCGGCCCCGTCACGGTGAGTCCCTCGCCGAACAGCGGCGCGGGCAGCGCGGCCCGGTGCGTGGGCGGGGCGCCGGGCCGGCCCGCGGTGACCGCGGACCGGCCGGCGATGCCGCTGCTCTCGTAGAGCATGCCGTGGGCCATCTCCAGGCCCTGGGTGAACGCCTTCGGATCGTGGGGCAGGGTCTCCAGGACCTCGACCCTCAGCCGCTCGACCCGGGCGCTCGTCTGGCCGGGTGTGCCGCGCCCGTGGTCCTTCGTTCCGCCGCCGGCCCCGCACGTGCCGACGAGCATCGCCCCGGCCAGGGCGACGACGGCCGCGGAGGCCACGAACCCGAGCCGTACGGCCGCCACGGCTACGGTCGGGTCTTGGCCGACACGGGGGCCGTACGCCCGGCCGCGGACGCTCCCCGGCGGGGGACCACCGACGCCAGGCGGGTGGACACGAGCGCCGTGAGCCGGGGCGAGCGCTCCGGCTTCGGCTGGTACCGGTAGGTGTAGCCGTGCGCCGTGCCCTCGCCGCGCACCGGGGCGTCGTTCAGGACGGCGCCCAGCACGGGGACGTTGACGCGTTCGAGGATGCGCAGGGTGTCGGTGACCTGGCTCCTGCCGGTCCGCCCGGCGCGGGCCACGAGCAGGTAGCCGTCGATGGCGTGTGCCAGCGCCGGGGTGTCGGCGAAGGGGAGCACCGGCGCGGTGTCGAGCACCACGTGGTCGAACTGCTCGGCGAGCTCCGCCACCAGGGACCCGAACTGGCTGCTCCCGAGCAACTGTGTCGGGTTGGGGGGGATCATGCCGCTGCTGAGCACGGAGAACGACCCCGCCGACTGCAGGACTTCCCGCACGTCGGCCTTGCCCACGAGCGCCGTGGTCAGCCCGGCGTCCCTGACCAGTCCGAGGGCGGCGGCGACGGAGGGGCGGCGCAGGTCGCAGTCGACCAGGCAGACCGTGGCGCCTTCCTCGGCCAGGGTGGCGGCCAGGTTGACCGACACGCTGCTCTTGCCCTCGCGCGGCAGCGGGCTGGTGACGGCGATGACCCTCGGCGGCCGGTCCACCTCCGCGAACTGGAGGTTGACCCGGAGCTTTCGGAAGCCCTCCGCCCGTGGACTGTGGGTGTCGTCGCTCAAGGAGACCGGGCGCCGTGATGCCCGCGCGTCGTGCACGATGCTGGAGAGCACCGGTGGTCCGCCGGCGGCGGCCAGGCATTCGCCCAGGGCCTTGGAGTCGCGCATCGAGGTGTCCACCGTCTCCAGCGCCGCGCCCAGGCCCAGCCCGAGGGCGAGTCCGACGGCCAGTCCGAGGCCGACGTTGAGCGTGGTCTTCGGGGACGACGGGGCGGTGGGCACGTTCGCGGGCTGGGTGACGGTGAGTCGTACCGGGGACTCGCTGGTGTCCCCGTCGGGGCTCTCCAGCTCCCTGATCACCTCGGCGAAGCGTTCGGCGACGGCGTTGCTGATCTGTGCCGCGCGCTTCGCCTTGGTGTCGGTGACGGTCAGGCGGATCAGCACGGTGTTGAGCGGGGCCTCGGCCGTGATCTGCTCGGCCAGTTCGTTCGGCTTGACCTTCAGCCGGAGGGACTTCACGACCGGCTCGGTCACCTCCGGGCTGGCCACGATGTCGGCGTAGGACTGGACCCTCGCCTGGGTGAACGAGTTCCCCTGGTTGAGCTGTGACGTGTCGTCACCGCCCTGGAGGGAGGCGAAGAGCGTGGTCGTCGCCCGGTACTCGCGCGTGGCGGTATGGCTGGCGAAGAAGCCGGTCGCCGTCCCCAGCAGGGCCACCAGGGCGATGACGCGCCATCGGCGGGAAAGGACTCGTAGGTAGTCGCGCAGATCCAACGTCTTCCCCGATCGGAGCGAATGAATGGAAGATCACCCTAGGGCCATACTGGGACTTTTCCGTACACGGCATGCGGAATTCGACGTTCCGTACCCTCGGCGGAGTGCAGGGCCGCCTCATCAGAGGCGCTCGGCCGCTCCCCCGCGGCAGCGGTTGCAGGCGTCGAACACGTAGTCGGCGACGCGCTCCACCATCTCGTAGTCGAACGCGTCATGGTCGGTGACGACCACGACGGCGTCGGCCGCCGCGACCTGTTCCTCGGTGAGTTCGACGCACAGGATGTCCGGGGGCAGCTGCGAGGGGTCGACGTGCGGTTCCACGGCGAGGACGTGCGCGCCGAGTTTCTGGAGTCCCTGGGCCACGGCGACGGAAGGCGATTCCCGGATGTCGCCGGTGTTCTTCTTGTAGGCCAGTCCGAGCACCAGGACCTGGCTGCCGTTGACGGGTTTGCGGCGGGTGTTGAGGCCCCTGGCCACACGCAGGACCACATGGTCGGGCATATGGCTGTTGATGTCGTTCGCCAGCGCCACGAAACGGAATTCGTGCTGCAGAGCCTGCTTGACCTGCCAGGAGAGATACGACGGATCAATGGGCAGGCAATGGCCGCCGACACCGGGCCCGGGCAGAAAGCGCATGTAACCGAAGGGCTTCGTGGACGCGGCGTCGATGACTTCCCAGATATCGATGCCGAGCGGCCTGCAGA from Streptomyces formicae includes these protein-coding regions:
- a CDS encoding tripartite tricarboxylate transporter permease: MDSLNSLLDGFGTALTPLNLLWAALGVLLGTAIGVLPGIGPAMAVALLLPVTYGLEPTGAFIMFAGIYYGAMFGGSTTSILLNTPGESAAVVAAMEGNPMAKAGRGAQALAAAAVGHFAGGMIGTILLVALAPTVAALAVDIGAPDYFAIMVLAFIAVTSVLGSSRIRGLASLLIGLTLGLVGLDQMTGQQRLTFGSLQLADGIDIVIVAVGLFAIGEALWVAAHLRRSTSQAIPVGRPWLGKADVRRTWKSWLRGPVIGFPFGAIPAGGAEIPTFLSYVTEKRLSKHKDEFGKGAIEGVAGPESAASASAAGTLVSMLTLGLPTTAVAAVMLAAFQQYGIQPGPLLFEREPELVWGLIASLFVGMVLLLALNLPLAPLWAKLLRIPRPYLYAGILFFAAVGAYAVGGEALDLVTLLIIGLIGFGMRRYGLPVLPAVIGVILGPAAEQQLRRALQISDGSVSGLVDTPFSVTVYAVIALLLAWPWLKKLVTRAAR
- a CDS encoding GNAT family N-acetyltransferase, translating into MTAIVRALRPGDPDDAEGFARVRRAALPFMLASAESVAFDAAHAHPESHYRQLAAFEEGELVGTAQVGIAHDSPEPGVGYANVYVHPDRQRRGAGALIVRTAEEHLARAGATTVYSWVLDAPANRAFAERHGYRPSRSAHFLRLDLGAGALPPLQEPPAGVELVPGTAFEDDPRPLFALDAEVTADEPSDVDTEFTDYAHWLAQTWNHPLLSRELTTVALVDGRPAAFSAARTDGSNRYGTVMTGTARAHRGRGLAKLAKNDSLHRARAAGLTEAFTGNDTGNGPMLAINKWFGYEVCATEVRYVRELG
- a CDS encoding GntR family transcriptional regulator, with the protein product MTLKIVIDAESATAPYEQLRAQISRQARSGRLPVGYKLPTVRGLAEQLGLAANTVAKAYRALEGDGVIETRGRHGTFVAAAGEAADRQAATAARTYAEHVQRLGLSRADATAAVEDALRAAYGK
- a CDS encoding glutaminyl-peptide cyclotransferase; the encoded protein is MAAVRLGFVASAAVVALAGAMLVGTCGAGGGTKDHGRGTPGQTSARVERLRVEVLETLPHDPKAFTQGLEMAHGMLYESSGIAGRSAVTAGRPGAPPTHRAALPAPLFGEGLTVTGPTLWQLTWQNGVAIERDARTLAELRRVPYRGEGWGACHQRHRGRLVTSDGSSLLVLRDPKTLRKTGEVAVTAQGRPVERLNELECVGDTVYANIWSADRIVRIDADSGRVTGDIAVAPLLSAAERRRADVLNGIAAVPGTDQFLLTGKWWPKMFRVAFVPAK
- a CDS encoding polysaccharide biosynthesis tyrosine autokinase, whose translation is MDLRDYLRVLSRRWRVIALVALLGTATGFFASHTATREYRATTTLFASLQGGDDTSQLNQGNSFTQARVQSYADIVASPEVTEPVVKSLRLKVKPNELAEQITAEAPLNTVLIRLTVTDTKAKRAAQISNAVAERFAEVIRELESPDGDTSESPVRLTVTQPANVPTAPSSPKTTLNVGLGLAVGLALGLGLGAALETVDTSMRDSKALGECLAAAGGPPVLSSIVHDARASRRPVSLSDDTHSPRAEGFRKLRVNLQFAEVDRPPRVIAVTSPLPREGKSSVSVNLAATLAEEGATVCLVDCDLRRPSVAAALGLVRDAGLTTALVGKADVREVLQSAGSFSVLSSGMIPPNPTQLLGSSQFGSLVAELAEQFDHVVLDTAPVLPFADTPALAHAIDGYLLVARAGRTGRSQVTDTLRILERVNVPVLGAVLNDAPVRGEGTAHGYTYRYQPKPERSPRLTALVSTRLASVVPRRGASAAGRTAPVSAKTRP